A stretch of Kryptolebias marmoratus isolate JLee-2015 linkage group LG24, ASM164957v2, whole genome shotgun sequence DNA encodes these proteins:
- the mob3a gene encoding MOB kinase activator 3A isoform X2 encodes MSMALKQVFNKDRTFRPKRKFEPGTQRFELHKKAQASLNAGLDLKQAVQLPHGENLNDWVAVHVVDFFNRINLIYGTISDSCTDQTCPVMSGGPRYEYRWQDEHKYKKPTALSAPKYMSLLMDWIEVQINNENIFPTNVGTPFPKCFMQVAKKILSRLFRVFVHVYIHHFDRVSQMGAEAHVNTCYKHFYYFVTEFNLTDHKELEPLFF; translated from the exons ATGTCCATGGCCCTGAAACAGGTCTTCAACAAAGACAGGACATTCCGACCCAAGCGCAAGTTTGAGCCCGGGACGCAGCGCTTCGAGCTGCACAAGAAGGCGCAGGCGTCGCTGAACGCAGGCCTGGACCTGAAGCAGGCTGTGCAGCTGCCCCACGGCGAGAACCTCAACGACTGGGTGGCGGTCCACGTGGTCGACTTCTTTAACCGCATCAACCTCATCTACGGCACCATCAGTGACTCGTGCACCGATCAGACCTGCCCCGTCATGTCCGGCGGGCCCAGGTACGAATACCGCTGGCAAGACGAGCACAAGTACAAGAAGCCGACCGCCCTGTCAGCCCCCAAGTACATGAGCCTGCTGATGGACTGGATCGAGGTACAAATCAACAATGAGAACATCTTCCCCACCAATGTCG GTACTCCCTTCCCTAAGTGCTTCATGCAGGTGGCTAAGAAGATTTTGTCACGTCTGTTCCGGGTGTTTGTCCACGTCTACATCCACCATTTTGACCGGGTCTCCCAGATGGGTGCTGAGGCTCACGTCAACACCTGCTACAAGCATTTCTATTACTTTGTCACCGAGTTCAACCTGACGGACCACAAGGAGCTGGAGCCTCTG
- the mob3a gene encoding MOB kinase activator 3A isoform X1 encodes MSMALKQVFNKDRTFRPKRKFEPGTQRFELHKKAQASLNAGLDLKQAVQLPHGENLNDWVAVHVVDFFNRINLIYGTISDSCTDQTCPVMSGGPRYEYRWQDEHKYKKPTALSAPKYMSLLMDWIEVQINNENIFPTNVGTPFPKCFMQVAKKILSRLFRVFVHVYIHHFDRVSQMGAEAHVNTCYKHFYYFVTEFNLTDHKELEPLKEMTARMCH; translated from the exons ATGTCCATGGCCCTGAAACAGGTCTTCAACAAAGACAGGACATTCCGACCCAAGCGCAAGTTTGAGCCCGGGACGCAGCGCTTCGAGCTGCACAAGAAGGCGCAGGCGTCGCTGAACGCAGGCCTGGACCTGAAGCAGGCTGTGCAGCTGCCCCACGGCGAGAACCTCAACGACTGGGTGGCGGTCCACGTGGTCGACTTCTTTAACCGCATCAACCTCATCTACGGCACCATCAGTGACTCGTGCACCGATCAGACCTGCCCCGTCATGTCCGGCGGGCCCAGGTACGAATACCGCTGGCAAGACGAGCACAAGTACAAGAAGCCGACCGCCCTGTCAGCCCCCAAGTACATGAGCCTGCTGATGGACTGGATCGAGGTACAAATCAACAATGAGAACATCTTCCCCACCAATGTCG GTACTCCCTTCCCTAAGTGCTTCATGCAGGTGGCTAAGAAGATTTTGTCACGTCTGTTCCGGGTGTTTGTCCACGTCTACATCCACCATTTTGACCGGGTCTCCCAGATGGGTGCTGAGGCTCACGTCAACACCTGCTACAAGCATTTCTATTACTTTGTCACCGAGTTCAACCTGACGGACCACAAGGAGCTGGAGCCTCTG